The following proteins come from a genomic window of Dreissena polymorpha isolate Duluth1 chromosome 1, UMN_Dpol_1.0, whole genome shotgun sequence:
- the LOC127870800 gene encoding guanine nucleotide-binding protein G(I)/G(S)/G(O) subunit gamma-7-like, whose product MSSQVQNLQKQLLQLRQEANLQRIPVSEAISEILRYTTQHAHDDALVIGVAQSENPFKDAKGCLIL is encoded by the exons ATGTCTTCACAAGTACAGAATTTGCAGAAACAATTGTTGCAGTTAAGACAAGAGGCAAATTTGCAGAGAATACCCGTGTCAGAAGCTATATCAGA GATATTGCGATATACCACCCAACACGCCCATGATGATGCCTTGGTTATTGGAGTAGCGCAGTCAGAAAACCCATTCAAAGATGCAAAGGGATGTCTGATTCTATGA